From Treponema sp. OMZ 787:
CACATACATATAAAATTCAAGGGGAAAAGGAGTTTATGTTATCAATTTTTTATCATTTCCTCAAAATAGTTTATTTTCATTGCAGAGCGTACCGAATTGGTTGTAGCTGCGGCTTTTTCCCTTGCTTTTTTTGTGCCCTCAATTAGGGTTTGATATACCGAAGGGAGGTCTTTTTGAAAGGCTTCCCTTTTTTCCCTGATGGGTCTAAGTTCTTCCTGTAAAATGCTGTTTAAGAATTTCTTTATCTTAACATCGCCCAAGCCGCCTTTTTGGTAATGCTCCTTAACCTCATCCAAGCACGAATAATCGCTCCAAAATTCGGGGAAGTGCTCGTTTCGGGCAAAGGCATCGAGATAGGTAAAGACGGGGTTTCCTTCAACCTTTCCGGGATCTTCCACACGGAGATGATTCGGGTCGGTAAACATTCCCATTACCTTTTTTTTGATTTCTTCGGGACTGTCAGAAATATATATACAGTTACCAAGGGACTTACTCATCTTAGCCTTTCCGTCCGTTCCGGGAAGCCGTCCGCAGGTCTTGTTCGAGGGCAAAAGTTCTTTCGGTTCTACCAAGGTTTCCCCGTAAAGGGAATTAAAGGAGCGGACAATTTCCCGCGTCTGCTCAATCATCGGCATTTGGTCTTCGCCTACGGGAACGGTATTTGCCAAAAAGGCGGTAATATCGGCTGCCTGACTGATAGGGTAGGTTAAAAAACCTACAGGGATACCTGCATTAAAGCCCCTCATCTTAATCTCATTTTTTACCGTCGGATTCCGCTCAAGGCGGGCGAGGGTAACGAGGTTCATATAATAAAAGGTAAGCTCACAAAGCTCAGGGATTTGAGTCTGCACAAGGATTGTCGATTTTTGAGGATCTATTCCGCAGGCAAGATAATCAAGGGCTACCTCAATTACATTGGATCTAACCTTTTCAAGATTATCTGCATTGTCGGTCGTAGCCTGTGCATCCGCAATCATAATATAAATTTCATCGTATTTACCCGAATTTTGCAAGGCTACCCTGTTTTTTAATGAACCGACATAGTGCCCTATATGAAGTTTTCCTGTGGGCCTATCCCCGGTCAAAATAATATTTTTCATTAAAAAGTCCTTACCTCTTAATCGCCAAATGCAATTCATCCAGTTGTTTTTGGTCAACTTCGCTTGGGCTGTCGTCCATAGGGCTTACTGCAAAGGAGTTTTTGGGGAAGGCGATTACTTCTTTTATCGAGGTTTCGCCTGCCATAATCATAACGATGCGGTCAAGGCCGGGAGCAATGCCTCCGTGGGGAGGAGCTCCGTATTTAAAGGCTTCGGTTAAAAAGCCGAATTTCTTTTCCGCCTCGCTTTCATCAAAGCCGACAATCTTAAAGATACGCTTTTGCAATTCGGGGTTATGAATTCTTATCGAGCCTGAGGCTACCTCATATCCGTTTAAAACGAGGTCGTAAAGGTCTCCCTTTACGGGTTCGGGGTTTTCTTCCATTGTCGGAATATATTTTTCCTGAGGGGCCGAGAACATATGATGAGCCGGATCCCACTTGTTTTCTTCCTCGTTCCATTCAAAGAGGGGGAAGTCCACAATCCAAACGAATTTAAATTCGGCAGGGTTTAAAAGTCCCAAATCTTTTCCTAGCTTGCTTCTGACTGCCCCTAAGGCTGTGCAGGCAATCTTGTACTTATCGGCTACAAATAGAATTAAGTCTCCCTTTTCGGCTCCGAGTTTTGAGCAAACCTCTTTTTCCTTTCCTTCAAAGAATTTGGAAATGCCTCCTTCGAATTTTGCTCCTGTTTCCGTTACCTTAATCCAAGCCAAGCCCTTAGCCTTGTATATTTTGGCGGCGGCTTCAAGCTCTTCAATCTTTTTGCGGCTGTAGGCTTCCGCCTGTCCCTTTACTACCAAGGCTTTGACTGCTCCGCCTGAAGAAACGGCATCCTTAAAGACCGCAAAGTTTCCGATTTCTGCCATAAAGGCTGCATCCTGCATCTTCATTTCAAAACGCAAATCAGGCTTATCCGTGCCGTAAATATCGATAGCATTGTCATAGCTGATGCGTTCAAATGTGTTAGGAAGGTCTACATTTATGCTCTTTTTAAAGGCATACTGCATCATGCCCTCGGTCAAACTTAAAACATCTTCGCGGGAGGCAAAGCTCATTTCAAGGTCAATTTGAGTAAACTCAGGCTGTCTGTCGCCGCGGGCATCTTCGTCCCGATAGCAGCGTGCAATCTGAAAATATTTATCGAAGCCTGAAACCATTAAAATCTGTTTATAAATCTGCGGAGATTGGGGGAGGGCATAGAATTTTCCGGGATAAAGACGGGAGGGAACGAGATAGTCGCGTGCGCCCTCCGGTGTGGACTTAATAAATGTCGGAGTTTCAATTTCCAAAAATTCCTTTGAGGTTAAAAACTCCCGCACCGCAAAGGCGAATTTGGAGCGCAAAATAATATGCTCCTGCATCGCCTTTGAGCGTAAATCCAAATACCTGTATTTAAGACGCAAATCTTCATTTGCGTTTGTTTTTTCGTCAATTTGAAAAGGAAGTACCTCGCTTTTTGAAAGCACTTCAATCTTTAATGCCTTAAGTTCGATTTCTCCGGTTGCCATTTCCCTGTTTATCATAGAATCGGGGCGCAGCCGTACAAGCCCCTCAACGGCTATACAAAATTCCTGTTTGAGGCTTACTGCAAGGGCCTTTAATTCTTCGCTTGCATCATCGTCTACAACAACTTGGGTCAAACCGTAACGGTCGCGTAAATTTAAAAAAGTAATACCGCCGTGATCCCTTTTTCGGTGAATCCAGCCGTTTAAAACAACAGTCTTTCCTGCAAAATCCTTATTTAAGCCGCCGCAGGTTACGGTTCTTTGCATTTTTTCCATAGTTGAATATTATAATTAAAATACAAATGGTATGCAATAGGGAGAAAATCATAGTGTTTCAACAGTATAGAGATTTTTTATTTTTATAAACCGCGGAAATAAAAAGGTTTTAACTAAAGTTTTTAACCTTTTTATCGGGAAGAACTAAGACTCAATCACATCTTTTTTAGATCTTGCAAAAGTTTTATATTTAGTTTATTATCAAAAAAATATTTGGGGAGAAAATGAACTTAACCGTATTGATTATTTTATATCTTGTATTTTTTTTATTCTTGATAATTTTTCATTTTATTCCTGTGGTTTTTGGAAGGCACATAATCGGTAAGGCAAAAACGATGGGTGCTAAATTGATTTCTTTTAAGGGAAAAATATCGAGAAAGCAAAACTTGAGCCTTGGTCTTTTTGCAGTTCCCACAATCACATTCTCTTACGGTGCTATAAATAAAAATATCGTTGTAGGCTTAGTCGGCTTATTTTTAAGCATACTAATGCTTATTTATATAATGCTTAAGTATTTAAAAGCTGCCGGTGTTTACGAAAACGGGCTTATTTACGGCGATTTTTTAACATGGGACAAGATTCATTCTTGGAAGACTGAAAGTAACGGAAAAATCTCCTTGCTCTTAAAAAACGGCTTTAATATAACTATCGAAGAAGAAATCGATACCGAAGCCTTGTCAAGAATTTTAGAGGAAAAACTTGTATTTCCAAAGGGGTAGCTTCGGAAGTATATTTTTAAAGCAAAAAGCCAATGTTTTGTATTAAAAACATTGGCTTCTTTGAATTAAGTGAAAGTATAAAAAGTAATATTTTTAAGCTTCCGGAACTAAGACTATTCCAACTCAAAAACAATGCTTATTTCTGCAGAAACTTCAATTTGTCCCATGGGCGAAAAATTTCCGTCTGCAGCCTCATCGTAGGAGGCTGCTTTTAAACTATTGGCAATATAGGCTCCCGTATAACCGCGGGGTGACATTCCTGACGGGTTTTCGCTTATGCTGATTATCTTGCCTAAAGAAAGAGGTTTTCCTCCGTTGGGAGCAGCCTTACAAAGGAGGAGGGCTTTTTCTTCGGCGGCTTTTACGGCCTCAGTCCTTGCCTCGTCCATAAGCTTTTTCATGTCGGCAACAGAAAAACCTACATTATAAATTCTATCTACGCCTGTGTTTAAAAGATCCGTTAAAAAAACTTCGTAATCTTCGATTTTTGTAAGAAGAACGGCTATATTTTGTACAACCTCGTAGCCGTCAAAATCCTGATAACCGTTATCTCTGTATCTGTATCTCGGGTTAATATTTACGCGTTCAATGCTGATATTTTTTTGCTCAATCTTATACTTTTCAAAAAGCCCTTTTAATTTTAAAATAGCGGCATCGTTTTTCTTTTTTGCCTCAGATAAGTCCTTATCCTTTGAAAAAACCGAAAACGAAATCGAAACCTGATCCGGAGATCTTAAAATTGCTGATCGTCCTGTAACGCTTATAAAACGATTTTCTTTTGCTGCAGGACTACATGACGTAAATAGTGAAAAACAAATAAACAAAATACCAATACTTTTAACAATAAGATTTTTCATAAAGCCTCCAAATATTTCAAGTATTTAAAATACAATAAAAACAACAAAATTTTGACCGATAAAGTTACGATTTTTTGTTTATAGTCTTTAAAAATCAATAAAACTATGCTATCATACTATATAGAAAAAGTTTTTCTGGAGGAAATTATGAAAATAATGATGGTTACGAGCGAGCTTGTTCCATTTGCAAAGGTAGGCGGTCTGGCTGATGCCGTAACAGCCTTATCAATAGCTCTTTCAAAAAAAGGACATGATGTCAGAATAGTAATGCCTCGTTATTATAAGATTGATAGAAAAAACTTAAAACAAATTCCGGGAGCTATGGCAGTTCATCTCGGCCCTTACGAACACTGGGTAGGAGTTTATGAGTCGCAGCTGCCTTCTTCAAAGGTAAAAGTATATTTTATTGACCATGAACAAGCCTTCGGCAGGGATGGAGTTTACGGTTCTTCTTTAGAGCCTGATTTTTCCGATAATACAAAGAGATTTTCACTTTTAGCCCATGCAGCGTTTCAAGTTTGCAGAAAACAGGCTTGGATTCCAGATGTTGTACACGCCCATGATTGGGCTACAGGCTTAGTACCCGTGCTTTTACGCTTTACCGAAAAAAATACCGAATTCAAAAATACGGCAAGTGTTTTTACTATTCATAATATGGGCTATCAGGGGGTGTATTCAAAGCAATCCTTCCCCGATACCGGTCTTGATTGGAGTGATTTTTACAGTACGGGCTTTGAAGATTGGGATAGAATAAATTTTTTAAAAGCAGCCCTTGTTTCATCGGATATGCTTACCGCAGTTTCTCCTACTTATGCAGAAGAAATTAAACGCCCCGAATTCGGTTTTAGAATGGACGGTATTTTGCGTTACAGGGAAAAAGAACTGATAGGAATTTTAAACGGTGTTGATACCTCAATATGGAATCCGTCAAAAGATGAGTACATTCCTTACCGTTATAATTCTAAAACACTTGATGAAAAAGAAAAAAATAAGGCTGTGTTACAGGAAAGGCTGGGACTTGAAATTGACCCTTCTATTCCGGTTTTCGGAATGGTGAGCCGATTGGTTGATCAAAAAGGAATTTCCGAGCTTTTCGGCCCGATGTACGGTTCGGCCTTTAAAATATGCTCCGATATAAAACTTCAGATGGTTGTATTGGGTGCCGGAGAATCTTGGTGCGAAAAAGAACTTGGATTCCTTTCGCAAAAACTTCCGAATTTTAGAGCTTACATAGGTTATAATGAAGAATTAAGCCATCTAATCGAAGCAGGAAGCGACTTTTTCTTGATGCCTTCAAGGTATGAACCCTGCGGCTTAAACCAAATGTATTCACTCCTTTACGGAACCCTGCCTATAGTCAGAAAAACAGGAGGTCTTGCAGACACTGTAGAAAACTATAATGAAGAAACAGGAGAAGGAACCGGCTTTGTTCTT
This genomic window contains:
- the trpS gene encoding tryptophan--tRNA ligase, with product MKNIILTGDRPTGKLHIGHYVGSLKNRVALQNSGKYDEIYIMIADAQATTDNADNLEKVRSNVIEVALDYLACGIDPQKSTILVQTQIPELCELTFYYMNLVTLARLERNPTVKNEIKMRGFNAGIPVGFLTYPISQAADITAFLANTVPVGEDQMPMIEQTREIVRSFNSLYGETLVEPKELLPSNKTCGRLPGTDGKAKMSKSLGNCIYISDSPEEIKKKVMGMFTDPNHLRVEDPGKVEGNPVFTYLDAFARNEHFPEFWSDYSCLDEVKEHYQKGGLGDVKIKKFLNSILQEELRPIREKREAFQKDLPSVYQTLIEGTKKAREKAAATTNSVRSAMKINYFEEMIKN
- the aspS gene encoding aspartate--tRNA ligase; protein product: MQRTVTCGGLNKDFAGKTVVLNGWIHRKRDHGGITFLNLRDRYGLTQVVVDDDASEELKALAVSLKQEFCIAVEGLVRLRPDSMINREMATGEIELKALKIEVLSKSEVLPFQIDEKTNANEDLRLKYRYLDLRSKAMQEHIILRSKFAFAVREFLTSKEFLEIETPTFIKSTPEGARDYLVPSRLYPGKFYALPQSPQIYKQILMVSGFDKYFQIARCYRDEDARGDRQPEFTQIDLEMSFASREDVLSLTEGMMQYAFKKSINVDLPNTFERISYDNAIDIYGTDKPDLRFEMKMQDAAFMAEIGNFAVFKDAVSSGGAVKALVVKGQAEAYSRKKIEELEAAAKIYKAKGLAWIKVTETGAKFEGGISKFFEGKEKEVCSKLGAEKGDLILFVADKYKIACTALGAVRSKLGKDLGLLNPAEFKFVWIVDFPLFEWNEEENKWDPAHHMFSAPQEKYIPTMEENPEPVKGDLYDLVLNGYEVASGSIRIHNPELQKRIFKIVGFDESEAEKKFGFLTEAFKYGAPPHGGIAPGLDRIVMIMAGETSIKEVIAFPKNSFAVSPMDDSPSEVDQKQLDELHLAIKR
- a CDS encoding SIMPL domain-containing protein, whose protein sequence is MKNLIVKSIGILFICFSLFTSCSPAAKENRFISVTGRSAILRSPDQVSISFSVFSKDKDLSEAKKKNDAAILKLKGLFEKYKIEQKNISIERVNINPRYRYRDNGYQDFDGYEVVQNIAVLLTKIEDYEVFLTDLLNTGVDRIYNVGFSVADMKKLMDEARTEAVKAAEEKALLLCKAAPNGGKPLSLGKIISISENPSGMSPRGYTGAYIANSLKAASYDEAADGNFSPMGQIEVSAEISIVFELE
- the glgA gene encoding glycogen synthase GlgA, encoding MKIMMVTSELVPFAKVGGLADAVTALSIALSKKGHDVRIVMPRYYKIDRKNLKQIPGAMAVHLGPYEHWVGVYESQLPSSKVKVYFIDHEQAFGRDGVYGSSLEPDFSDNTKRFSLLAHAAFQVCRKQAWIPDVVHAHDWATGLVPVLLRFTEKNTEFKNTASVFTIHNMGYQGVYSKQSFPDTGLDWSDFYSTGFEDWDRINFLKAALVSSDMLTAVSPTYAEEIKRPEFGFRMDGILRYREKELIGILNGVDTSIWNPSKDEYIPYRYNSKTLDEKEKNKAVLQERLGLEIDPSIPVFGMVSRLVDQKGISELFGPMYGSAFKICSDIKLQMVVLGAGESWCEKELGFLSQKLPNFRAYIGYNEELSHLIEAGSDFFLMPSRYEPCGLNQMYSLLYGTLPIVRKTGGLADTVENYNEETGEGTGFVLDYLSPQSIYDTVGWATYAWYNKKDHIKKMRKKAMGKKFGWTISAEKYLKVYADAIEKKASML